A region of the Chryseobacterium gotjawalense genome:
GGTTAAAAAGGGGATTACGACAAATTATTTGTAAACCGGCAGAGATAACTTCATAACCGTTTTGTTATCAGCAGTTGGCTCCTCCAAAAAAGTCTGTTGCAAATCACCAATTCGCATCGTGTCCTGTTTGGCTTTTGTTAAAAGTTGCTGAATTGCCCTTATTCTGCCTTCGTAATTTCCTTTATAGTAGATCACGTAATACTTGCCGCTCTTTAAAGTTCTAAAACTAAAATTATTATCGGTTACCGTTTCTTTTTTAGAAAGTGGAATACCGTAAAAATAAGAAACCTCTTTATCTTTATAATTATCAGCATCATTAATTAAGATCGGCTCGCCATATTCATCGTCTTTTTTACCAAGGTCCATTTTTACATAGTTCAGCACCTTGTTGTGACTGATGGCAATGTTTTTGAAAAGGGCATTATTTTTCGTCGTCACATTAATCCCCAACAGCAATTGGCTGTCTTGTTGCTCAACGGTGAGGCTGTCGAATTTTAAACTTTCGAGCTGAGTTTCTTTATTTACTTTATTTCCTAAAAGCTGATAAAGATTTTTCATGCTTTTATCAATTTTGCTTACCCAAAAATCTTCTGAAATCAAATTCAAAGGTCTCCTTAGAAAAGATTGTTTTGGAGTATGCACGTACCAAATAATTCTGGTTTTATCATTTTCAGAAATAAACCTTAGGTTGATTTCGTAGGGCGTATTTTTTTTGCCTTCGAAGAATTGATATCTTAGCGTGTGCCCGGGATTTTCATACCGGATAAAAAAATCTCCGAAATTACTCTCATCCTTTCTGTCGTGGAAGCTCATTGCACTTCCTTTCCCTTCATAGGGCGTAAAGTATTGCACCGACAAATTTTTATTATCTGCAAAAAAGGAATTCCATCTGGTGAAATTCTGTAAATTATTAAATTGCGGAAATACTTTATCTACAGGATAATTTATTTCTTTTTCAATGGTGAAATTTTTGCTTTCATCCACAAAAGTCATAGAGACAGCATAAACTGCCCCAAAAAACAAAACGATAATGATTCCGAATTTTAACCAACGCATGGGGCAAAAATAGGTAAAAAGACGCGCAAAAAAAACACGGTCACAAAAATAATACCGTGTAGTTTTATTTAAAAATGAACTTTCTTAAGAAATTTGAGTTCCGGGCGTAATCACTGCATTCTTTTTCACAATGACAATTCCATCCTTAATGGAATGGTTTTCAAAATCACCATCAGGCAAATGTTTTCCTCCAATTATTCTGACATTATCACCGATTCTACAATTCTTATCTAGAATAGCCTGCTCGATATAACAGTATTTCCCTATGCCCAGATTAGGAATACCGTCCTTATCATTTGAAACAATTTCCTGAGTATCCTGATAAAAATCGGCGCCCATCATATAGGAATTCACGATGGTACTTCCTTTGTCAATGCGGCTTCTGTTCCCTACAATTGAATTTTCTATTTTATCTGCCATCACGATACATCCATCGCCGAAGACCGCTTTACTCACATAAGATCCTAAAATTTTGGACGGTGGCAACATTCTCGCTCTCGTG
Encoded here:
- a CDS encoding polyketide cyclase, with amino-acid sequence MRWLKFGIIIVLFFGAVYAVSMTFVDESKNFTIEKEINYPVDKVFPQFNNLQNFTRWNSFFADNKNLSVQYFTPYEGKGSAMSFHDRKDESNFGDFFIRYENPGHTLRYQFFEGKKNTPYEINLRFISENDKTRIIWYVHTPKQSFLRRPLNLISEDFWVSKIDKSMKNLYQLLGNKVNKETQLESLKFDSLTVEQQDSQLLLGINVTTKNNALFKNIAISHNKVLNYVKMDLGKKDDEYGEPILINDADNYKDKEVSYFYGIPLSKKETVTDNNFSFRTLKSGKYYVIYYKGNYEGRIRAIQQLLTKAKQDTMRIGDLQQTFLEEPTADNKTVMKLSLPVYK